The Shewanella mangrovisoli genome has a window encoding:
- a CDS encoding class I SAM-dependent DNA methyltransferase, with the protein MSSNALYTDLSGYYDLMCSDINYQQQSASIHRLHQFLGNNGKQHLDLACGTGPHVRHFIDLGYQCRGLDINQPMLDMAMRRCPEAQFNLQDMTAFYLEQPVDLITCFLYSIHYSAGIERLKSCIASVHRALNDGGIFCFNSVDKHRIDNRLSIKHFAEFEGHHFAFESGWHYSGQGENQSLNLSIAKSHQPFTQQADVDADADTSAHQTELWQDQHTMVATSFAELQALLAPYFEVHIFEHDYEKIVPWDLSSGNALFVCVKI; encoded by the coding sequence ATGTCTTCTAACGCGCTTTATACCGATCTATCCGGTTATTACGATCTCATGTGCTCCGATATCAACTATCAACAACAGAGTGCGAGCATCCATCGATTGCATCAGTTCTTAGGGAATAATGGAAAGCAACACCTCGATCTAGCCTGTGGCACAGGCCCGCATGTAAGGCATTTTATCGATCTAGGCTATCAGTGCCGTGGTCTGGATATTAATCAACCCATGCTCGATATGGCTATGCGCCGCTGCCCTGAGGCCCAGTTTAATCTGCAAGATATGACCGCCTTTTATCTCGAGCAGCCAGTCGATTTAATTACCTGTTTTTTATATTCCATCCATTACAGTGCGGGCATCGAGCGCCTTAAGAGTTGTATTGCTAGCGTGCACCGCGCCCTAAATGACGGTGGGATATTTTGTTTTAACTCGGTTGATAAGCACCGCATCGATAACCGTTTATCGATTAAGCATTTTGCTGAGTTTGAGGGGCATCATTTTGCCTTTGAATCTGGCTGGCATTACAGTGGTCAAGGCGAAAACCAGTCATTAAACCTGAGTATTGCAAAGAGTCACCAGCCTTTTACTCAACAGGCTGATGTAGACGCCGATGCCGATACATCTGCGCATCAGACTGAGTTATGGCAAGACCAACATACAATGGTCGCGACCAGTTTTGCGGAGCTACAAGCCTTACTCGCGCCATATTTTGAAGTGCATATCTTTGAACACGATTATGAAAAAATCGTCCCATGGGATTTAAGTTCAGGTAATGCGCTGTTTGTCTGTGTGAAGATTTAA
- the rimO gene encoding 30S ribosomal protein S12 methylthiotransferase RimO — protein sequence MTVETFNPKQTTTLETPAKTLEAASADLANAESATGNRIGFVSLGCPKNLVDSERILTQLRIDGYEVTNSYDNADLVIVNTCGFIDAAVEESLDAVREALEENGKVIVTGCLGAKENQIREVHPDVLEITGPHSYEAVLKHVHKYVPKPAHNPFTSLIPQTGVKLTPKHYAYLKISEGCDNRCTFCIIPALRGDLDSRPAGSVLDEAKRLVESGVQEILVVSQDTSAYGKDKGGRTDFWNGMPVKQDITSLARQLGKMGAWVRLHYIYPYPWVDDLIPLMAEGLILPYLDIPMQHASPRILKMMKRPGRVDRQLEAIQRWREICPDLVIRSTFIVGFPGETEEDFEMLLDFLREARLDRVGCFKYSEVEGAVANTIAELISEDVKEDRYHRFMEVQAEISAERLARFVGRTMDILIDDVDEEGAIGRSFADAPEIDGMVFINGETELEPGMLVRAVITHSDEHDLWAELVDADAEDDIEA from the coding sequence ATGACAGTTGAAACTTTTAATCCTAAGCAAACAACCACGCTTGAGACCCCAGCCAAGACATTAGAAGCAGCGAGTGCTGACTTAGCTAATGCAGAAAGTGCTACCGGGAATCGCATCGGTTTCGTGTCTTTGGGTTGCCCAAAAAACCTAGTGGACTCAGAGCGCATTCTGACCCAATTACGCATCGACGGCTATGAAGTCACCAACAGCTATGACAATGCCGATCTGGTTATCGTCAACACCTGTGGCTTTATCGATGCGGCGGTTGAAGAATCCTTAGATGCGGTGCGCGAAGCCCTAGAAGAAAACGGCAAAGTGATCGTCACCGGCTGTTTAGGCGCCAAGGAAAACCAAATCCGTGAAGTGCACCCAGACGTGCTCGAAATCACCGGCCCACACAGCTACGAAGCCGTGTTAAAGCATGTACACAAGTATGTGCCAAAACCAGCGCACAACCCATTTACCTCGTTAATCCCACAAACTGGGGTTAAGTTAACGCCTAAGCATTATGCTTATTTAAAGATTTCAGAAGGTTGTGATAACCGTTGTACCTTCTGCATCATCCCAGCACTGCGTGGCGATTTAGATAGCCGCCCAGCGGGTAGCGTATTAGACGAAGCGAAACGCTTAGTTGAATCGGGCGTACAAGAGATTTTAGTCGTTAGCCAAGACACCTCTGCCTACGGTAAAGACAAGGGCGGCCGCACCGATTTCTGGAACGGTATGCCTGTGAAGCAAGACATCACTAGCCTTGCCCGCCAATTGGGCAAGATGGGCGCTTGGGTACGTTTACACTACATCTACCCATACCCATGGGTTGACGATCTGATCCCATTAATGGCCGAAGGCTTAATCCTGCCTTACTTAGACATTCCAATGCAGCACGCCAGCCCTCGCATCCTGAAAATGATGAAGCGTCCAGGCCGTGTTGACCGTCAGTTAGAAGCGATTCAACGCTGGCGCGAAATCTGCCCAGACTTGGTGATCCGCTCAACCTTTATCGTGGGCTTCCCTGGCGAAACCGAAGAAGACTTCGAAATGTTGCTCGACTTCCTGCGTGAAGCGCGCCTCGACCGCGTAGGCTGCTTCAAGTACTCAGAAGTGGAAGGCGCAGTCGCCAACACCATAGCTGAACTTATCAGCGAAGACGTGAAGGAAGACAGATACCACAGATTTATGGAAGTCCAAGCCGAGATCAGCGCCGAGCGTTTAGCCCGTTTCGTTGGCCGTACTATGGATATTCTGATCGATGACGTTGACGAAGAAGGTGCGATTGGCCGCAGTTTCGCCGATGCTCCAGAAATCGACGGCATGGTCTTTATCAACGGTGAAACCGAACTCGAACCCGGCATGTTAGTTCGCGCTGTAATCACTCACTCGGACGAGCACGATCTGTGGGCCGAGTTAGTCGACGCCGATGCTGAAGATGATATCGAGGCTTAA
- a CDS encoding substrate-binding periplasmic protein translates to MLSLVFLLLSFFPSLAQAFSSSECIITMGYRTSERLPFIEHDPNNQGFYHDIYQAAAERIGCKLRITRAPKMRILRDLKLGNIDFYPGLNFSEERAQFAYFIPNGLSERAIGISRAGAANISSLEQLSHSGMTLLIAPGSYDFNGLPETMSVRKPPELDVPKALDYLLASQGDFFIYDQATISYYLKQRDMSQFKLHPNCCQQPQVMYLGFSKKSRHFRGQHNPNYRADLPVSPDNSPNRLAEDSKAYEFAKALAAMDAEGETQRIYFNHFG, encoded by the coding sequence TTGCTTAGCCTCGTTTTCTTGTTACTCAGCTTCTTCCCCAGCCTAGCGCAGGCTTTTTCAAGCTCTGAGTGCATCATTACCATGGGGTATCGCACCAGTGAGCGCCTTCCCTTTATCGAGCATGACCCAAATAACCAAGGCTTTTACCACGACATCTATCAGGCCGCCGCCGAGCGGATTGGTTGCAAACTCAGGATCACGCGGGCGCCTAAGATGCGGATTTTGCGGGATCTAAAACTCGGTAATATCGACTTTTATCCAGGCCTGAATTTTAGTGAAGAGCGCGCCCAATTTGCCTATTTTATCCCTAATGGCCTGTCGGAGCGCGCCATCGGCATTAGCCGTGCGGGAGCCGCTAATATCAGTTCGTTAGAGCAGTTGTCCCATAGTGGGATGACACTATTAATCGCCCCCGGCAGCTACGACTTTAACGGCTTGCCCGAAACCATGTCGGTACGTAAACCGCCCGAACTCGATGTGCCTAAGGCCTTAGATTACCTGCTTGCCAGCCAAGGGGATTTTTTTATCTACGATCAGGCCACCATCAGCTACTACCTGAAACAGCGGGACATGAGCCAATTTAAGCTGCACCCTAATTGCTGCCAGCAGCCTCAGGTCATGTATCTGGGGTTTTCGAAAAAAAGCCGCCATTTTCGTGGGCAACATAACCCTAACTACCGAGCAGACTTACCCGTCAGCCCAGATAACAGCCCCAACAGACTCGCCGAAGATTCAAAGGCCTATGAGTTTGCCAAGGCACTCGCCGCCATGGATGCCGAAGGGGAAACCCAACGTATTTACTTCAATCACTTCGGTTAA
- a CDS encoding TIGR04141 family sporadically distributed protein — protein MKLNVISYLIKDGVTESEALDFDKAPQKISLNINDVQCSLYLKKSHSKPKWSDIFSGVNGVNESIFYTESVKGLLIVKVYGRLLAFTFGHGRSMIKSYMVERGFGLRVALNLGDSERIKSIDKSTLEKVSLNTRSQTSKNTNVNDFDFEFDQEILKSISAIVEDGESDEFEIISGCDSVSIYTNIELDQFPDLAKRLLTSYNDKKYQEKYPWVDFIQAITDQTVQSILNEKMLEKINSEQFDDVWISPPEIINYDDFSGFIYKFKKGCCQCFHSELDLEVYIAEAKIKKPVNVESLKRKEIRIFNSNEQDIGGWPIYQCMNSEVVYENETYILNDGRWYRVDSEFSNAVNSFFNSLNNCNIKFPPYKGMHEGSYLRAIADGENFALLDQQWIYPKGTGNKIEFCDLLSQCNAFIHVKKYGSSSVLSHLFSQASVATDFLMNDPSVQEQVNNYLDETYLSVNFNSDESPRKYRIVLAIMQKSPGDLHLPFFSKVNLRHHGRRLINMGFKVELAKIYLN, from the coding sequence ATGAAGTTAAATGTTATTTCCTATCTAATTAAAGATGGTGTCACTGAAAGTGAAGCACTAGATTTTGATAAAGCACCTCAAAAAATATCTTTGAATATTAATGATGTGCAATGTAGTTTGTATCTGAAGAAGTCTCATTCTAAACCAAAATGGTCTGATATCTTTTCTGGTGTAAATGGAGTGAACGAAAGTATATTTTATACTGAAAGTGTCAAAGGACTTCTTATAGTTAAAGTATACGGAAGATTACTTGCGTTTACTTTCGGTCATGGTAGGTCAATGATCAAATCATACATGGTCGAAAGAGGCTTTGGGTTGCGAGTTGCACTAAATCTGGGTGATTCTGAGAGAATAAAGTCAATTGATAAATCAACGCTTGAAAAAGTGTCATTAAATACGCGTTCTCAAACATCAAAAAATACAAATGTCAATGATTTTGATTTTGAATTTGATCAAGAGATATTGAAATCAATATCAGCTATTGTTGAAGATGGTGAATCTGACGAGTTTGAGATTATTTCTGGTTGCGATTCCGTTTCTATATACACAAACATTGAGCTAGATCAGTTTCCTGATTTGGCTAAAAGATTGCTTACATCATACAATGATAAAAAATATCAAGAAAAATATCCTTGGGTTGATTTTATACAAGCAATAACTGATCAAACAGTTCAAAGTATTTTAAATGAAAAGATGTTGGAGAAAATAAATTCAGAACAGTTTGATGATGTATGGATTTCACCTCCTGAAATAATTAACTATGATGATTTTTCAGGTTTTATATACAAGTTTAAAAAAGGGTGTTGTCAATGCTTTCATAGTGAATTAGATTTGGAAGTATATATTGCAGAGGCAAAAATTAAAAAGCCTGTTAATGTCGAATCTTTGAAAAGGAAGGAAATAAGAATATTTAATTCAAACGAGCAAGATATTGGTGGTTGGCCTATATATCAGTGTATGAACTCAGAAGTTGTATATGAAAATGAAACCTACATTCTAAATGATGGACGTTGGTATAGAGTAGACAGTGAGTTCTCGAATGCAGTTAATTCATTTTTTAACAGTTTAAATAATTGTAATATTAAATTCCCTCCATATAAAGGTATGCATGAAGGGAGTTACCTTAGAGCTATAGCCGATGGTGAAAATTTTGCTCTCCTTGACCAGCAGTGGATATATCCTAAAGGTACGGGTAATAAAATAGAATTTTGTGACTTACTTTCACAATGTAATGCATTTATTCATGTTAAAAAATATGGTTCATCTTCTGTTCTTAGCCATTTATTCTCTCAGGCTTCAGTTGCAACAGATTTTTTAATGAACGATCCAAGTGTACAGGAACAAGTTAATAACTATTTAGATGAGACATATTTGAGTGTGAATTTTAATAGTGATGAAAGTCCACGGAAATATAGAATAGTTTTAGCAATAATGCAAAAGAGTCCTGGTGATTTGCATCTTCCTTTCTTTTCCAAAGTTAATCTCCGGCACCATGGACGTCGACTCATTAATATGGGATTCAAAGTTGAGTTGGCAAAAATTTATCTAAATTAG
- a CDS encoding pentapeptide repeat-containing protein, whose product MTDVKTPMMARATAEGRYFFSKQFIALAESQTLWQDLEFEECEFHDCQFSDSTFRNCKFIDCRFVGCNLSLLKVPLSQFNGVRFEECKLVGIDWTRAAWPRLSFAAPFSFRTCILNDCSFMGLQLDEMVLEGCKAQDVDFREGKFNRANFSYSDFRHSLFGRTELMEADFSEATDYDIDIFNNKIKGAKFSRDEAIRLLNGLEITLVD is encoded by the coding sequence ATGACAGATGTAAAAACGCCGATGATGGCGCGCGCCACTGCCGAGGGGCGGTATTTTTTCTCAAAGCAATTTATCGCCTTAGCCGAGAGCCAAACCCTGTGGCAGGATCTGGAGTTTGAAGAGTGTGAATTCCACGATTGCCAATTTAGCGACAGCACATTCCGTAACTGCAAGTTTATCGATTGCCGTTTTGTGGGCTGTAATTTGAGCCTGCTCAAGGTGCCCTTAAGCCAATTTAACGGCGTGCGTTTTGAAGAATGTAAGTTGGTGGGCATAGATTGGACTCGTGCCGCTTGGCCGAGATTATCCTTTGCGGCGCCTTTTAGTTTTAGAACCTGCATCTTAAACGACTGCTCTTTTATGGGGCTGCAACTCGATGAAATGGTGCTCGAGGGCTGTAAGGCGCAGGATGTGGATTTCCGTGAGGGCAAGTTTAATCGCGCCAACTTTAGTTACAGCGATTTTCGCCACAGCTTATTCGGCCGTACCGAGTTGATGGAAGCGGATTTCTCCGAGGCGACCGACTACGATATCGATATTTTTAACAATAAAATCAAGGGCGCTAAGTTTAGCCGTGACGAAGCCATTCGTTTACTCAATGGCTTAGAGATCACCCTAGTCGATTAA
- a CDS encoding phosphoribosylaminoimidazolesuccinocarboxamide synthase produces MSLADSVLAVNNDLPIRTDSPVHSGKVRSVYWLTDADSRRLIQTKGYNVPEDTPLAIMVISDRISAFDCIFHGEGGLKGIPGKGAALNAISNHWFKLFAENGLADSHILDIPHPFVWIVQKARPIKVEAICRQYITGSMWRAYSKGERVFCGITLPEGLEKDQKLPDLLITPSTKGILTGIPGVPAQDDVNISRSDIEANYQAFGFEKVEDIDLYEKLLKDGFKVISKALADLDQVFVDTKFEFGYVTDKNGNSKLIYMDEVGTPDSSRIWDGAAYRDGKILENSKEGFRQFLLNHFPDPDILLNKDRMPEREALARDNALPLEAMMQVSRTYTGIAEKVTGAAIPLPANPKADIIKILREEYDLIV; encoded by the coding sequence ATGAGTCTTGCTGATTCCGTATTAGCCGTAAACAACGATTTACCCATCCGCACCGACAGCCCAGTCCATAGCGGCAAGGTACGTAGCGTTTACTGGCTAACCGACGCCGACAGCCGCCGTTTAATTCAAACCAAGGGCTACAATGTGCCCGAAGATACGCCACTTGCCATCATGGTGATTAGCGACCGTATCTCAGCCTTCGACTGCATCTTCCACGGTGAAGGCGGATTAAAAGGCATTCCAGGTAAAGGCGCGGCATTAAATGCCATTTCTAATCATTGGTTTAAGTTATTTGCCGAAAACGGTTTAGCCGACAGCCATATTTTAGATATTCCGCATCCCTTCGTTTGGATAGTCCAAAAAGCCCGTCCGATTAAAGTCGAAGCCATTTGCCGCCAATACATCACAGGCTCAATGTGGCGCGCCTACTCTAAGGGCGAGCGCGTATTCTGCGGTATCACACTGCCAGAAGGCTTAGAGAAAGATCAAAAGCTGCCTGATTTACTGATCACCCCTTCGACCAAAGGCATCTTAACTGGAATCCCCGGTGTGCCCGCGCAGGACGATGTGAACATCAGCCGCAGCGATATCGAAGCGAACTACCAAGCCTTTGGTTTTGAAAAGGTAGAAGATATCGACCTGTACGAGAAGCTGTTAAAAGATGGCTTTAAGGTGATCTCAAAGGCGCTAGCCGACCTTGACCAAGTGTTTGTGGATACCAAGTTCGAGTTTGGTTATGTGACCGATAAAAACGGCAACTCAAAACTGATCTATATGGATGAAGTGGGCACCCCAGACTCATCCCGCATTTGGGACGGCGCCGCCTACCGCGATGGTAAAATCCTTGAAAACTCTAAGGAAGGCTTCCGTCAGTTCCTGTTAAATCATTTCCCTGATCCTGATATTCTGCTTAACAAGGACAGAATGCCTGAGCGCGAAGCCCTCGCCCGCGATAACGCCCTGCCATTAGAGGCCATGATGCAAGTGTCACGCACTTACACCGGCATCGCCGAGAAGGTGACTGGCGCGGCAATCCCGCTACCAGCCAATCCAAAGGCAGATATTATTAAGATCCTACGGGAAGAGTATGATCTGATTGTTTAA
- the phsA gene encoding thiosulfate reductase PhsA: MIELNRRTFLKGAGASGATCALASLLPGSLAALESKQLKGMGKDIASICEMCSTRCPISARVIEGKNVFISGNKAAKSFGGKVCARGGAGHSLLYDPQRIVKPLKRVGERGEGKWAEISWDEAYQLIADNLNKIKQAHGPEAVAFSSKSGSQEKHLFHLATAFGSPNTFTHASTCPGGYEIAAKAMFGTKVKRDLSNSKYIINFGHNLYEGINMSETRGMMAAQMDKGAKLVVFEPRFSIVADKADEWYAIRPGTDVAVALALCHVLIEDNLYDKAFIERYVEGFDAFAAEVKAYTPEWAETVSDVPAKDIRRIAHEFAAKAPHAVVDFGHRATFTTEEFEMRRALYAANILIGNIERKGGIYLGQKPGDYNKLAGESVAPVLGKPGVKDMPKPAAKRIDQVEEQYAMMWSSGGIYQTILDATLSAVPYQLHGWVMSRTNPMQTMTDRARVVEALKKLDFVAVCDVYISETAAYADVILPESTYLERDEEIADKSGKNPAYYVRQRVVETLGDTKPSWQIFKDIGHKLGLSEFYPWDNMETLQLLQVNRDTDLLRRIKDEGFVSFGKPIMLREPKMVAEFTKAYANAKPVDEDGTYGSLLSFKTPSGKIELTSAKVEAMAPGRGVIKFREVHLKKADELYFIQGKVAVHTNGATHNIPMLANLMSDNAIWVHPVTAGKLGISNGDPIRLTSSVGSEEGHALVTPGIRPDTVFAYMGFGSKNKELVRATGKGIHCGNLLPHQTAPVCGMNIHTTGVTLAKR, translated from the coding sequence ATGATTGAGCTTAATAGGCGAACCTTTTTAAAGGGCGCAGGGGCCAGCGGTGCAACGTGCGCCTTGGCTAGCCTGTTGCCAGGCAGCTTAGCGGCATTAGAGAGCAAGCAGCTAAAAGGAATGGGCAAAGACATTGCCAGTATCTGTGAGATGTGTTCGACTCGCTGCCCGATTTCGGCGCGGGTGATTGAGGGTAAAAACGTCTTTATCAGTGGCAATAAGGCGGCCAAATCCTTTGGTGGTAAAGTCTGTGCCCGGGGCGGCGCTGGGCATAGTTTACTTTACGACCCACAGCGGATTGTGAAGCCACTCAAGCGGGTTGGCGAGCGCGGCGAGGGTAAATGGGCCGAGATCTCTTGGGATGAAGCCTATCAACTGATTGCCGATAATCTCAATAAAATCAAGCAAGCTCACGGCCCTGAAGCCGTGGCATTTTCCTCAAAATCCGGTTCGCAAGAAAAACACTTATTCCATCTCGCTACCGCCTTTGGCAGCCCGAATACTTTTACCCATGCTTCAACTTGCCCCGGTGGTTACGAGATTGCCGCTAAGGCCATGTTTGGCACTAAGGTGAAGCGCGATTTAAGCAACTCCAAATACATCATTAATTTCGGTCATAACCTTTACGAAGGCATCAACATGTCCGAAACCCGCGGCATGATGGCGGCGCAAATGGATAAAGGCGCCAAGCTGGTGGTGTTTGAGCCAAGATTCTCCATCGTCGCCGATAAGGCCGATGAATGGTATGCGATCCGCCCCGGCACCGATGTGGCGGTGGCTTTAGCGCTTTGCCATGTATTGATTGAAGATAATCTCTACGACAAGGCCTTTATCGAGCGTTATGTGGAAGGGTTTGATGCCTTCGCCGCCGAAGTGAAAGCCTACACCCCTGAGTGGGCCGAAACCGTTTCCGATGTGCCCGCCAAAGATATTCGCCGCATCGCCCACGAATTTGCGGCCAAGGCGCCCCATGCTGTGGTGGATTTTGGTCACAGAGCCACCTTTACCACTGAAGAGTTTGAAATGCGCCGCGCCTTGTACGCTGCCAATATTTTGATTGGCAATATCGAGCGTAAGGGCGGTATCTACCTAGGTCAAAAGCCTGGAGACTATAACAAGTTGGCGGGAGAAAGTGTGGCGCCCGTATTGGGTAAGCCCGGCGTGAAAGATATGCCTAAGCCTGCGGCGAAACGTATCGACCAAGTGGAAGAGCAGTATGCCATGATGTGGTCGTCGGGCGGGATTTATCAAACCATCCTCGATGCGACCTTAAGTGCCGTGCCCTACCAATTACACGGTTGGGTGATGTCCCGCACCAACCCTATGCAAACCATGACCGACAGGGCGCGTGTGGTTGAAGCCTTGAAAAAGCTCGACTTTGTTGCCGTGTGCGATGTCTATATCAGCGAAACCGCCGCCTATGCCGACGTGATTTTACCCGAATCGACTTACCTTGAGCGCGATGAGGAAATCGCCGACAAGTCGGGTAAAAATCCAGCCTACTATGTGCGCCAACGTGTGGTGGAAACCCTAGGCGACACTAAGCCCTCATGGCAAATCTTTAAGGACATTGGCCATAAGCTCGGGCTAAGTGAATTCTACCCTTGGGACAATATGGAAACCCTGCAACTGTTGCAGGTAAACCGTGACACAGACCTGCTTCGCCGCATTAAGGACGAAGGTTTTGTTAGCTTCGGTAAGCCCATCATGCTGCGCGAACCTAAAATGGTGGCCGAGTTTACTAAGGCCTACGCCAATGCTAAACCCGTCGATGAAGACGGCACCTACGGCAGTTTACTCAGCTTTAAAACCCCAAGCGGCAAGATTGAATTGACCTCAGCCAAGGTTGAAGCCATGGCGCCAGGACGCGGGGTGATTAAGTTCCGCGAAGTGCATTTGAAGAAAGCTGACGAGCTGTACTTTATCCAAGGCAAGGTCGCCGTGCATACCAATGGCGCGACTCACAATATCCCCATGCTGGCTAACCTGATGTCGGATAACGCCATTTGGGTGCATCCCGTTACGGCGGGCAAGTTAGGCATCAGCAATGGCGACCCAATTCGGTTAACCAGCAGCGTGGGTAGCGAAGAAGGCCACGCCTTAGTCACCCCGGGCATTCGCCCCGATACCGTGTTTGCCTATATGGGCTTTGGCTCTAAAAACAAAGAGTTGGTTAGAGCGACTGGTAAAGGTATCCACTGCGGAAACTTACTGCCCCATCAAACAGCACCTGTGTGTGGCATGAATATTCATACGACAGGCGTCACGCTGGCAAAACGCTAA
- a CDS encoding ribosome alternative rescue factor ArfA, which yields MAKLKETSVLEHENGRGTITDNALKAVVTSSLFRMRTEKPKKGKGSYNRKAANRKGYQHRGDTPFDFMGLASLVPSVKALSLLAL from the coding sequence ATGGCAAAGCTTAAAGAGACTAGCGTGCTCGAGCATGAAAATGGTCGCGGCACTATTACCGACAACGCACTCAAGGCAGTGGTGACAAGTTCACTGTTTAGAATGCGAACCGAAAAGCCGAAAAAGGGCAAAGGGTCTTACAACCGTAAAGCAGCAAACCGAAAGGGGTATCAGCACAGGGGCGATACCCCTTTCGACTTTATGGGGCTTGCCTCGCTGGTGCCTAGTGTTAAAGCTTTAAGTTTGCTCGCCTTGTAA
- a CDS encoding oxidative stress defense protein has translation MKHSLLAVLVAGGLFSGVFTAKAMAADVDFPHIETMGVSQIQVEPDMAELNVEVAVTEKEAKAAKDNSDAAVAKFIARLTAAGITKEQIQSANLNLQPQYVYAQDKAPELSGYTASRQITVTISDLARLNTILDSALEEGINRVNNIALKSSKEAEYVAKARQAAIVDAKQKAESLAKGFGENLGKVWQIRYYDQRPVQPVMLRMNAKADAMGAAESYQYGQVTIEDRVEVVYKLK, from the coding sequence ATGAAGCATTCTCTTTTAGCTGTATTAGTGGCTGGTGGTCTTTTTTCTGGTGTATTTACCGCTAAGGCGATGGCCGCCGACGTGGATTTTCCCCATATCGAAACCATGGGAGTAAGCCAAATTCAGGTTGAGCCCGATATGGCCGAGCTTAATGTCGAAGTAGCCGTTACCGAGAAAGAGGCTAAGGCCGCCAAGGATAATTCGGATGCCGCAGTGGCGAAATTTATCGCCCGTTTAACCGCTGCGGGGATTACCAAGGAGCAAATCCAAAGCGCTAACTTAAATCTGCAACCGCAATATGTGTATGCCCAGGATAAGGCGCCCGAGCTGAGTGGTTATACCGCGAGTCGCCAAATCACAGTCACCATTAGTGATTTAGCTCGCTTAAATACCATTTTGGACTCCGCCTTAGAGGAGGGGATTAACAGGGTCAACAATATCGCCCTTAAGTCGAGCAAAGAGGCCGAGTATGTGGCCAAGGCGCGCCAAGCGGCGATTGTCGATGCTAAACAAAAAGCTGAAAGCTTAGCCAAGGGATTTGGGGAGAACTTAGGTAAGGTGTGGCAAATTCGTTATTACGATCAACGCCCAGTGCAACCCGTAATGTTACGTATGAATGCCAAGGCTGATGCCATGGGCGCCGCCGAAAGCTACCAATATGGCCAAGTCACTATCGAAGATAGAGTCGAAGTGGTTTATAAACTCAAATAA